The Primulina huaijiensis isolate GDHJ02 chromosome 9, ASM1229523v2, whole genome shotgun sequence genomic interval ATCGCTTACCGCATATTTTCCATGGTTGACACGTGTGTAGCCGGGGTATATGTTTCCGGTTGCTGAGCCCTTTCTGATGGCAGGACCAGTTAGATTGTATCCCGgaacaatataatattttatctcGACTTTTCCAGAACATTTGTTGTATCTTGAAGAAGAGTACATGGTGTTGGTGTAGAGGAGATCTTTTAGGTATGGATCTGTGTTGTTTATGAAATGTGCCCAGTATGCAACTAATAGCTGTACCTTCGCATGCTTCGCGTAGACAACCTAAAACCAAGAACATGGAACACATCTAACACCAGTCTTTTGAGGTCGAACATGGAAACACTAGCCCCAACATAGTGTGGTAACACCGAAGGGATAGGTGCAAATCCAACTAAGGATGATTAAAaagaagaatttaaaattttatttgtagtttttctaaatataaatataaattttgctGAAATATTGAATGAATCCCCTTCCTTGAGTCAAATCCTGGGTCTTCCACTAAAAGGGATGTATAATCTCAGCACTTTGGTGGAGATACCAGGTAAATATGGAAGAAAAAGGAACAAGGGAAATGGGAAAGAAAATGAgcttttaaataacataattgccACTTACATACTGAAAGTTACCTCGGATATTGCAGAAGAGAGGGACGACCAATACACAGTCTGAGCCAAGTATTGTGATTGACCAAGCCAATCCATAGTACTTATTCTAACCGTTCCTCCATTTCCAACAGATTTGATTGTATCCACCCAGGCTTGTTCATCGGTTTGGTACTTATGAAACAAAAGCTGTCAAAATGGAGAGTGGATAAGTACAATGCATGAAATGGACCAGATACAAAGGCTGGCCaatgatttaagaaatatttcgcAAATTTAAAACCTCTGGTGGAGCAAACGAAAGATAACTGAATTGAGGCTCTGGGTTTGAATGGTTTAATCCAGGAGTTCTAACAGTAACATTAAACATATCAGGGTCGGATAACTCGGGATAGCCGATTACGTGCTTGATATCCACAGATTTAGGAAGAGGTGAGCTGAGAAGAAACATTGCAGAATAAATTACATGAACAAGTCAGTAGCAAGTTTTTTTTTACATGCATTATTCCTGATTTGACAATAATGAATACATCATGATAACACTTAAATCAACGTCCAAAATCTGCAAATCATAAGACAATTTCTGGGAAATTATATACATATGATTACGGTCTTTGAAGCCACAAGAAATGAgatttttttcagaaaattttatCGATACTATTATGCTTTGTCATAGAACAAGAAAGgaaaatcataaattatttttcatgcttATTTTCCAACATACCTGCACCTCTCTTTCTCATAGAGGAAATGCGACCAACACGGAACTTTTCGAATGGTCTGCCATGTTTTATCCCGCACTAAACTGGTATAAGCTGACGAATTTAGATGGGCTAGTTTCCACAAGTTGTCGAAGTAGCGCTCGACTTTTTTCGCTATATTCGGACAGCCAACAAGATAAACCCCAAGTTCCTTTACCTACATATTATATGATAACCTACATTAACTCAACGATACAGAAACATAATGATTCACATCGTAGCACCTTTAGATATTGTTTGGTGGATATAAGAAAATTTGTTGTGGATGTAAATTTCACGGTACCTGAGTTAGAGATTTCCAGTCATTGTTTGCCGATCCGATATAGATATCTCGACGATCCGAAATCCAGACCTTAGCATGAACTATACCAGATCCCCACCAATCACTAAGTAGTAAAGTTACATTCTTCACGTTTGGTCTTCCTGATGCAAGCATAGTTGGTTCCTGGGTATAATCAGGATAGACTCCTGAGTGCTGTAAAAATCTGAACTGATATTAGTTCACAATGATTGAAGAAAAGTAAAGATTTTTCCTTgaccaaagaatttaataattgagaACCCCAAGAAAATTTGCTATAATCTCATTTTCATGCGAAGATGTTTCTACAATCAAAAGCATCATACAGTAAGAACTTCATGAGATAATCACTAGGCTAAATTGCTGCAGAAGATGGTTTTTGCCCATGCATTTTAGTTCAACGCTGAGAACGAAGTATCATAAGAAGCAGAAGATGGTTCAAATACAGGATTGAACATCCAGGAACTAGTTAAAACTTTTAGCGTGTGCTTATGCTGAGAAAGTCgtgtaaaaatataaaataagaaagtAGTTCTTATGgctaaaaacaacaaaaaaaatcataattggAGGCTCACGAATCCACTCAGAGACACGCAGGTTAGCTCAACTGGCCAAGATTCAGAATTCATTTCAGGCTTGAGAGTGAATTAAAGGTCGTGACAAGCTTTCTTGAAGACAAAGTCAAGAAGCTTAGAGATATTTCAAACTCATTTGCAAACAAGTAGCCATTAGCTGATATATCCAAGCAAAAAACAAACGATGCAAGTAGGGTAGGCCCTAATTATAAAGATTCATAAAATACCGTGATTCCATCAGAAAGAATACAGAAATGAATATCAGTATTTCCCCCAAAATGTACATCAGCACATACACCTACCGAATATTAATATCACGATCAGCAGCTCTTTCCAAAGCTTTGTAGACCTCAAACCCTTCATTAGCTCCAAATCTCTGCATTTCATCTTTTGAGTATCCATAATCCCCGGAGCGAGGATCCTGCGGATGTGCAATCAACTGCCAGTATTGTGCAATTATGTCCAGGCTCCATGAAGAATTTCCAGCCAACCATCGAAACACGTCAGCTGGTTCAATCAGATGAAACAAAAGTACCAAGGTCACATTTAAATAGTGCCCAAGAAGCAAGGAATCTTTGAAAGGTCCCTATGACCGAGCAGGTGCAAATGCGTGTAAAGGAATTTATAACTCATGTAAGCTCGGTGAGAAACTAACAAAGcaaggaatttaataaatataatttctaTAGAACCAATCAAGCACGACTATGCACGATAAGCTTGACTAGCAAATTACTCTGCTTCCATTCTTGCTACCGAAAATGATTTATCAAAGTTACTAAAGGATACTATTGTAACCCATTATAGACCAAATCTATAAACAATTGTGGAGGGTTGGTGTGTAAGTCATTCTtaaaatcttgtgaaaactgacTACTCTGCGGTGCTTGTGGACTATCGCTTTTCTGACGAACACTTCCTACCATTATCATAATCCTTCTAACAGCAGTGTGGACTTGGTATACCGGAGAAGCTCTCCAGGGACGCTGAGATATTTTCCATTTCTTATTAGAGTAGCACTTTGTTTCAATTATGCACCGTAATCATTGTAGTTGTTGTTTTACAATTTTACAAACACCTTCCTAAATTAATGAAGCAGGCAGTATCTAAATCAACCCAAAATGTTTTTGCTTTTTAACACAAGTAATTGCAATCTCACAATTTGCACTTGGCAAATATTACTTGCATCAGCTTGAGCATACCAGCTAACTCTTATGTTCTCCAAATCTCAGCTTGGCATAGTCCATTCCAAAAACTCATTTACATGAAGAAACCTTTTCACTATTCAACAATAAAAGTGAAAAGAGCCaaactaaaaatcaataaacCAGAAACACCATAGGTTAAAatatcccttttttttttcctactgTGTCAAATAAGAAAAGGTACAAAAAGTCAACTTACCACTGGAAAGAACACCAGGCACACGAGAAAGATGGGGCATATCAGTTGGGATTGATTGAACCAGCCATGCCTTGCATTCGCCATTGTCAGAGGAAAAGTGAAGTTCTGCGGTAGAATAGTAGAACCAAACAGGAAGAATGACAAGAAATAGAGGGACTGCTAAatttttcatcattttcttGGATCTCCCAATTATGGCTAAAGTCTCGACGTCTCcgaaacataaatatatttatgtatatagtATACAGATGCTTCTTTTTTTCTTGAACTTTGTAAATGGTCGGCGGCTTCAGCTATCCATAACAATGTGCAGATAAATTTCCTCCGTCCCTCGATTCACATACTTCTATTTCTCAGGCcatgattaaattttcgagttttatcTTTGCTTGGAGACTGGAGTTCAATTATAatccaaatttttttagaaCCATTGCTTACGGCCAATTTAcatcaaaattaataaaatcttaaatttgaaACGATTTTAGACTCAATTATAACAAATAGTTACTctaattatacaaaaaaaaatgtataaataaaattttagcatCTTTGCTTcaattttcatttcaaacacAATGAAAAAGCACTTCAAAACACTCATTGAAGGAGAAAGTATTTTCTAGGTACCAACCTCACCTTCATCTCTAGAAGATTATgccataatttttatatataatgcaATGAAAATATAGTTTAGATTCCAATATGATAAATATGAGCCAATTTTTCTTACATTTCGAAAAGAAAGTAAACGGTCGTGCAGTTTTATGACGAAAACAGTAAAAATTCCATCTTTCGAAACAAATTAATAGTGAACCAAAATCAGAAAATAATTAAGCACGTTCCCTTGCAAAGAAGATGCCAAATCAAGAAAATCAATATGCCAAATAtagttctaaaaaaaaattgacaaataTAATAGCATCTTAAGTCATAACAAATAAAGCCACTTGTATAAGACGCATAGAAACTGAATGTTGATCAAATACAAGGAATATGCCAATAAAGTACATTATATAACTGCAAGGATCATCAGAAGTGGCTGTGATATTCGCAAAATAATCTAGAATCTTGTTCCGCCTAAGAAATATTAATGTCTTCTGATGTTTGAGACTGCAGAGGAATACGAAGTTACTTAAAAAACCGGCCATTCTAACGGAAGGACGCCTGGGGATAGGGCCAGAACATATGCGATCACTTGCAACAGCAATCTACCATGAATTTCACAAATGATAACCGGCAACGTGAAGTCGTGTGAACCTGCAAAGAGAGATGTAGTCAGAAGAGCTAGAGCGATACAGAATAACAATCAAAGAATGGTAAGAGAGGATTAGGATTAGTGGATGAGCGACAGATCTACACATCAAATAATGTGATGGTTTGATGTTATGAAAGCTTATATTCACATAAAAGCAACAAAAGCAAATATCCACCGAGTGATTGAGGTTCCCCATTTTCAATACCAAATCATTCGAAAAACAAGAGAGCACTTGTCGAAATAGAGGAATCATTCATTTGTATTTGAGTTCAAATAGTAGCAAAGACATAGGATGAGGATAGTAGTAGAAGTAAAGAGGACGAAAAGAAGGGATTTATCTTTCCACAAGGATCCTACAGAGATACTGTAAAAGAAAGTTATATCAATATGAAGGGATGAGCCAGGCAATTCAagtttattttatgtaaaaatccTCTGAAAGTTCAAATAAGAAAACTACTATCCTCCTCaacatttaaatcattcaaCTCAGTACCAAATTTATGCAGTCTCTATAAGAGATCAAACCATAGAGAACACTTTATATCTCCCACGTTAAACTCAAATggttatgaaaatatgaaatattgACAATTTTTGACATTTAGCCCTGACTAGAGAACCAATCTCTCCCAAAATTATCTTATGCATAATTAGGCCAGGTGTCCTGTGAGTGTTAAaagacaattattacacccaGTTCAACATATAATCTCCCGTGTTTTCAGTGCACTCCACTATCAATAATTCCAACACTAGAAATCATGAAATTGAACTTATAAACATCTCATCAATGGTCTTATGATATCCCAAAAGCTACATGTGGAATGACTTAAGTAGTGTTCGCAAATGTTTAAATCATTATGGACTTATTCTTTATAAATTTGCAAAACTTTGTATAGGAAAGtccataataaaatttttaaagcattTGCAAATACTATCTTAATGATACAAAGTTGGCAAATAAGTAGACACAGATGAGACAATGTATTTAGAAGAATCCTTTTAGTGATTTACTTTAgggaaattaatattttaagacCCAAAACTATATTTACAAGCGCGGTGTAAAACACATTTCAATTACAAATGACTAAGGCTATAGATATCATTAATAGTTTTCAATTAGAAAAGTTGTTTCAGCTATTCCACAGAGGGCTAAAAACTTATCAACTATCTCAACCTAAATGCAACAGAAAATTTGCTACCGACACCCTCTCCCTACATTTGCTTGGAAGTATTATGGTGACTCCAAGGGCAGAATCAATTAAAGTTGGCAATCAAGTACTTGAAAAGGGGAGGAGTGTAATCAGCAGACCAATTGTTCAAGGTTTATTCAACTGTCAAGGACAGTGGTGTCTCAATTACCAATATCAGAGTGCATATTAGGTGGCACTTGTAAGTGAACAAAACCACATAAATGCACGAGTTTACAAGGCGTTAACCGATAATAGCCTGAAAAGTAAAACCGTGTAATACATGTCAAACAATTGGAATATTTAAGCGAGCAGTAAAATCCTAACCATTTTAATTGAACTGTTTAAGTAAAAGACCACACATCCCTTCCCAAATTGACCACAAACTTCATGATGaaatagagaaaaaaatttagcaCCTAAACAAAAGATAGAAGTTGCTAACatgaaatcaaaataaaaactgttAGAAGTGGACAGAATATTACACCGACTTGGTAAGAGTTCTGCTTATAACTCGAAATTTTATGGTGGTAGCATGGCTTGTATATCTCTAATCAATACAGTAGAATCTAACATCTCAGGCGCTATGCAAATGTAAATGAAAGAGGTAGCTTCTTTGTAAAGTCACACAACATTTTCTATAATATATAACTCTGAAATCAAACAACTCCAAGTATTTTATCAACAAatgataaaattcataattGCATGCCTGTAGCCTCGCTGTCAATTAGCATCCTTCGGTGAAATTGGCTTTTTCAAACTTTACGAAAAAACATTTATGCAAACTTTAGACGATATCTAGTGGAGTCAGGTCGGTAAGCCTAAGTCCCTGCTTGGTTGTCTGGGAAGTACACAAAAGTAAGGTTATTGGCTTGTGTGGAGCACTTTGATTTCAGGAAAGTTTGGAATTCATTTTCCCACTGGATCCACTTTGCCACAAAACTCGCCatgcaaaaaatctaaaaaaaagaGTTACGGGAAAATATTAACTACTTGCTTCCTTTTCTATCTGCTTCATCATATCATTGATTGTGTTACATATCCTTgtcgtcttttttttttttttttttttttttttttgtagttagGGGAGAAGGTTATTAAACTTGGCTCTTGAACTCGAGACATCTTCCCAAACTTAGGACCTTAGTGTAAAACGAGCTACGAGTCATCAGTTCCCTgttttctatttaaaaaaattaaaattataatcaacAAAAAAGCCATGCAGACTAATTAACATCTACTTGTATTGATGAACTTACATACAAAAAATAACCATGTATAACATTCTTTCAAATTCTTTAATTGACTTATAATGGTGATTTCTAATTTAAATATCACATTAATAAGTATGCAAATAATATCACTAAATTCTTTTCGATCATAATTAATAATACAACTtgtatgttaatttttttaacagagTACAAGTACAAATTTGCAGATAAGTTCTTCTGAGATTCAAGAgaatttaaataaacatcagATAAATAATGGTATACGTAGATGGTAAATAAGCATGGCCAAATATGCCTAGAGAACATTTTGAacttacaaaaataatatacacAAGTGATTCATAAAAACCAACCAAACATAGAAGAAAGTCTAATAATTCTTTAGTTTTCTTTTACTTCACCGTAGAACTTCAGCAGATACCAAACAAAGAATCAagtttctttttcattttcagGGATCACACAACCCACAATTTGTGAAAGAAAACTATAAAACCAAGAAACGTTTCTCGCATGACAGTGAAATCACATGTCAAAAGATAACATTTATGAGCAAAATCAAACAAAACTGCAGAAGAAAAAACACAAGTCTACCAGAGGATCAATCTAGAGTTTACGACTCGTCCTCGGGATCCTCAGATTGAAACTGTAAAGGTCCTTTTGTAACATTATTATCACCAAGAAGTTCACGTGATGCTT includes:
- the LOC140984403 gene encoding uncharacterized protein — encoded protein: MMKNLAVPLFLVILPVWFYYSTAELHFSSDNGECKAWLVQSIPTDMPHLSRVPGVLSSADVFRWLAGNSSWSLDIIAQYWQLIAHPQDPRSGDYGYSKDEMQRFGANEGFEVYKALERAADRDINIRFLQHSGVYPDYTQEPTMLASGRPNVKNVTLLLSDWWGSGIVHAKVWISDRRDIYIGSANNDWKSLTQVKELGVYLVGCPNIAKKVERYFDNLWKLAHLNSSAYTSLVRDKTWQTIRKVPCWSHFLYEKERCSSPLPKSVDIKHVIGYPELSDPDMFNVTVRTPGLNHSNPEPQFSYLSFAPPELLFHKYQTDEQAWVDTIKSVGNGGTVRISTMDWLGQSQYLAQTVYWSSLSSAISEVVYAKHAKVQLLVAYWAHFINNTDPYLKDLLYTNTMYSSSRYNKCSGKVEIKYYIVPGYNLTGPAIRKGSATGNIYPGYTRVNHGKYAVSDVRAHIGTSNLIWDYFYTTAGVSFGTYNYAIVSQLQEIFEADWNSPYAVPVEPLERGHVYSS